Part of the Phragmites australis chromosome 23, lpPhrAust1.1, whole genome shotgun sequence genome is shown below.
GTGGTAGCACTAAAAATGAACCGTTTTGCTTCAgtaccattattttttttaccgaTTTCAAAAATACCACTGGATTTTTTCCCGTCCTTGCTCCCTCTAGCACTCCATGCTCCATCCGTTCTCTGCCTCCTCCAGGGAGCCGCAGCAGCTTTAAACCAATCAGcagtttcctcctcctcttcctcggtAGCTTTTGGCTCGCCACTCGCGCAAGCTCATGGCAGCGGTGAGCCAGCAACTGTTCAAGCCATAGGCACCCGGGTCCGAGCGGAGGAGGGCGAGAGGCTCGAGGTCTCGCAGCGTAGTCATTGACGACGAGGCGGTGGAGTCGTAGCTCCACGCGACGGCGGAGGCGCTAGAGCTCTGTGTGGTGGCAGAGGCGCTGCCCCTCGACGGCTTGGGTCTGGTGGCACGGCTGGATCTGGTGATGATGCCCCTCCACCCGCCGCTCAAACGTTGCCGCCCCAGCCCATCGAACTCACAGAGGCTGCTCCTCCGGGGCATCAGGGTCAAGCGCCACAGCTAGGTGAGGTGAGGGGGTCTGCTGTGAGGCTGCATTGGCTCCGGCTACCGGGCGGCGCAGTCGACAAACAAGGAAAACAAGGTGCTCTTGGAGTCAATGGAGGAGCAGGAGTCTGTCGGAGGACTTGCTCACCGGAGAAGAAAGTGGTAGGTCTGCTGGCTAATAGAGGTTAACGGAGGGATGGTTCAGTGTGTGATCTGGGCCATTGGTTCTCAATCTAACGGTTCAGTGCTAGACGGAGAAGATATGGACCAAATCTAGTGCTACTAAAGAAGTCTCACAAAAAATAGTGGTACAGGAGGAAACCCGTTCGAATCTAGTGCTACCAGAGCTATTTCGCCTTGTTTTAATGTCGGTTTGAAGTTGGCTGTTAGTTTTATATTTCGGAATTGGAATTCTTTGGACATAATCAGATTAGGAATTTAGGATTATAGATTTTTGGAAGATCTAACACCTAAGCATAGTTCAGTATCTTGGGCGGAGTTGGTTACCACATAAATACATAGTTTATGTTAAAGGGAATTTCATGCTTTGCTGACATTGTTGAAGGATTTCACTATGAGATGGGAACATTGTTAGAATGAGGATTCAGAGCTCATATATCAATGACATACTTGATCTTCACTATGTTGTCATGTAAATTTTGATTGAGGATGCCAGCTATTAGAATTTATGTGCTTGGGTGTGTTACTGCTGTACTAGTCCATTGTTTTTCTTGGTCGTACGTTTTTGGACATCGGAGGTTGTAAACTTGTCTGCCATGTGGTGCTTTCACAGTTTCAATATGCTAAGTGGATAGACAACGCTGGCTCAGCATACTTGTGGTGCATATGTTGTATCAGCATATTAAGTAGTTGCTGTATAGTGTTCCATGTAGTTTTATTTCTGGGACCACCAGTGGACAGTGGCAACGTTGTAAACTTATCTGCAACTTGGTACTTCCACTGAGTGAGGTAAATAGACTAGGATTAATTAGTTTTAGTATCCTTATTCTGGTGTGTGTTTTGTGCATGCATATTTTATACTTGCTTCTTGTTGCATCCCAATATAATTGACTGATGCTAGTAATTCTGCAATTATCCTATGTATCGGTAGTTCTGTAGTTTCTTGTATTCTTTTGGTCATGTAAAAAGTCCCCAGTAATTAATTAGGTTTCATACTATTCTGTGTATTTTGTACTTGCTTCTTACTGCCTCCCAGTATATTTTGTATTCTTTTGATCGTCTTTGTTTGTTTAGGGTTCATGCTATCCTTCACCATTTCATTATTATGTTGATGGCTATTTCCTCCCCTTTGCCGATTGATTTCTAATCATGTGCATTTGAAACAACTGCGCAGGTTGTGGAGGTTTCAACCTCTAAAACTGGGAAGCATGGTCACGCCAAGTGCCACTTTGTTGCTATCGACATCTTCACTGGCAAGAAGCTTGAAGATATTGTGCCATCTTCGCATAATTGTGATGTCAGTTCATTTCCTGAGCTCGTTCTAGCTAACATTGCTTTTGTTAACATTAAGATATGAATGTATTTTGTTTACAGGTTCCTCATGTGAATCGTACTGAATACCAGCTCATTGATATATCTGAGGATGGATTTGTAAGCCCAACTATTTTCTTGATACCTCCTGcatattcatattttatgtgATTCAGTGTTGACTGGGGAAATTAACATCCTTTTCAGGTTAGTCTTCTGACGGAAAATGGTAACACCAAAGATGACCTGAGGCTCCCAACTGATGACACCCTGCTTGGTCAGGTATGTACAGACATCATATTTTTGCGCACATTTGC
Proteins encoded:
- the LOC133906646 gene encoding eukaryotic translation initiation factor 5A-5 isoform X2, encoding MSDEEHHFESKADAGASKTYPQQAGTIRKNGYIVIKNRPCKVVEVSTSKTGKHGHAKCHFVAIDIFTGKKLEDIVPSSHNCDVPHVNRTEYQLIDISEDGFVSLLTENGNTKDDLRLPTDDTLLGQIKDGFGEGKDLVVTVMSAMGEEQICALKDIGPKN